Proteins encoded by one window of Xiphias gladius isolate SHS-SW01 ecotype Sanya breed wild chromosome 15, ASM1685928v1, whole genome shotgun sequence:
- the vcpip1 gene encoding deubiquitinating protein VCPIP1: protein MSLLQSSKKKDKRILSGTCPDPKCQARLFFPAHGSVSIECTECGQRHEQKNLLNVEEVTDPDVVLHNLLRNALLGVTGAPKKGTELVKVMGLSNYHCKLLSPVLTRYGMDKQTGKAKLLREMNQGEMFDCSLLGDRAFLIEPDHVSTMGYGKDRSGSLIYLHDTLEEVKKANGNRECLIPVHVDGDGHCLVHAVSRALVGRELFWHALRENLKQNFKQNLDRYKALFQDFIDAAEWEDIINECDPLFIPPEGVPLGLRNIHIFGLANVLHRPIILLDSLSGMRSSGDYSATFLPGLVAEEQCRGKDGKLNKPICIAWSSSGRNHYIPLVGIKNTVLPKLPARLLPKAWGVPQELIRKYIKLEPDGSCVIGGDRSLQDKYLMRLVNAMEEVFMEKHSIHPSLVADVHQYVYRRTGVIGIQPEEVTEAAKKSVMENRLHRCLICGALSELHVLPEWLVPGGKLYNLAKSTHGQLRPDKNYSFPLNNVVCSYDPQRDVLIPDYKLSSLNTCSWCHGTSVRHIRGNGSVVYLDGDRTNTRSQGGKCGCGFKHYWEGKEYDNLPEAFPITLEWGGRVVRETVYWFQYETDTALNSNVYDVAMKLVTKHFPGEFGSEILVQKVVNTILHHTAKKNPDEYNPVSIDGAHVQRLTDVTETQQVMDPQPPTKIILTGQKAKTLHKEELTMSRAERSIQQSISEQAFVTQKRRTDKLKQEQKGHGRTSSPGGSPETSSSSAPATPTKSSSPSSSYKEKKIRVTTSDGRQAMLTLQAHTTFSELQRSIANQFAVPPMQQCIRYGFPPKELVPPKDGEENEPMALQHGDRVTVEILRGPEDKSTAASIPRASSSHSALHSVKSEDAVTSGRMSSRELQDSIDLEMSSLCLLATLMGEDVWSYAKKLPHLFQQGGVFYNIVKKDMGRYDYEYGLFEIYSDSFSGVIGSV, encoded by the exons ATGTCGCTGCTACAGagctcaaagaaaaaagacaagcgTATTTTGTCTGGTACCTGCCCAGACCCGAAATGTCAGGCGAGGCTGTTCTTCCCCGCTCACGGCTCCGTTAGCATCGAGTGCACCGAGTGTGGTCAACGCCACGAGCAGAAGAACCTGTTAAATGTCGAAGAAGTGACTGATCCGGATGTTGTGCTTCACAATCTGCTCAGAAACGCCCTGCTCGGCGTCACCGGGGCCCCGAAGAAAGGAACCGAGCTGGTGAAGGTAATGGGGCTTTCTAATTACCACTGCAAGCTCCTGTCCCCGGTCCTCACCAGGTACGGCATGGATAAACAAACCGGCAAAGCCAAGCTGCTGAGGGAAATGAACCAGGGTGAGATGTTTGACTGCTCGCTCCTGGGAGACAGAGCTTTCCTGATTGAGCCGGACCATGTGTCCACCATGGGCTACGGCAAGGACAGGTCAGGGAGCCTCATATACCTCCATGACACCCTAGAGGAGGTTAAGAAAGCCAACGGTAACAGAGAGTGTCTCATTCCGGTCCACGTAGATGGAGACGGGCACTGCCTGGTTCATGCTGTGTCCAGAGCCCTGGTAGGAAGAGAACTCTTCTGGCATGCCCTGAGAGAGAACCTCAAACAGAACTTCAAGCAGAACCTGGACCGCTACAAGGCCCTGTTTCAGGATTTTATTGATGCGGCAGAGTGGGAGGACATCATCAATGAGTGTGACCCCCTGTTCATCCCACCTGAAGGTGTGCCGCTTGGACTACGCAACATCCACATATTTGGTTTGGCTAACGTCCTCCACCGTCCCATAATCCTGCTGGACTCCCTCAGTGGAATGAGGAGCTCTGGGGATTATTCAGCCACCTTCCTGCCCGGGCTGGTGGCTGAGGAGCAGTGCCGGGGGAAAGATGGGAAGCTCAACAAACCTATCTGCATCGCCTGGAGCAGCTCCGGCAGGAACCACTACATCCCCCTGGTGGGAATCAAGAACACGGTGCTGCCCAAGCTGCCGGCCCGCCTGCTGCCTAAGGCCTGGGGCGTCCCTCAGGAGCTCATCAGGAAATACATCAAGCTGGAGCCAGACGGGAGTTGTGTGATTGGCGGCGACCGCAGCTTGCAGGATAAATATCTGATGAGGCTGGTCAATGCCATGGAGGAGGTGTTCATGGAGAAGCACAGCATCCACCCGTCGCTGGTGGCTGATGTGCACCAGTACGTCTACAGACGGACCGGTGTGATCGGCATCCAGCCCGAGGAGGTGACTGAGGCGGCTAAGAAGTCGGTGATGGAGAACCGGCTGCACCGCTGCCTGATCTGTGGCGCCCTCTCTGAGCTCCACGTCCTGCCGGAGTGGTTGGTTCCTGGTGGAAAGCTCTACAACTTAGCCAAATCCACCCACGGCCAGCTGCGGCCGGACAAGAACTACAGCTTCCCCCTCAATAACGTGGTCTGCTCTTATGACCCCCAGAGAGACGTCCTCATCCCAGATTACAAACTGAGCTCCCTCAACACCTGCAGCTGGTGTCACGGCACGTCAGTCCGCCACATCCGTGGCAACGGGTCGGTGGTTTACTTGGACGGGGACAGAACCAACACCCGCTCCCAGGGGGGGAAGTGTGGATGTGGCTTCAAGCATTACTGGGAGGGAAAAGAATATGACAACCTCCCCGAAGCCTTCCCCATTACGCTGGAGTGGGGGGGTCGGGTGGTGCGAGAGACTGTGTACTGGTTCCAGTATGAGACAGACACAGCATTGAACAGCAATGTGTATGATGTGGCTATGAAACTGGTCACCAAGCACTTCCCTGGGGAGTTTGGCAGCGAGATCCTGGTCCAGAAAGTAGTCAACACCATACTGCATCATACCGCTAAGAAGAACCCGGACGAGTACAACCCAGTGTCTATCGACGGGGCTCATGTTCAGCGTCTCACTGACGTCACAGAGACTCAGCAGGTGATGGACCCCCAGCCGCCCACTAAGATAATACTTACTGGTCAGAAAGCAAAGACACTGCACAAAGAGGAGCTGACGATGAGCCGAGCAGAGCGCAGCATCCAGCAGAGCATCAGCGAGCAGGCCTTCGTCACTCAGAAGCGACGGACTGACAAGCTGAAGCAGGAGCAGAAAGGCCACGGCCGGACGTCTTCCCCTGGCGGGTCTCCAgaaacctcctcctcttcagctccGGCCACACCCACCAaatcctcctccccctcctcgtCCTATAAGGAGAAGAAGATCCGTGTGACCACCAGTGACGGCAGGCAGGCCATGCTGACCCTGCAGGCCCACACGACCTtctcagagctgcagaggagcATCGCCAACCAGTTTGCCGTGCCGCCAATGCAGCAGTGCATCCGCTACGGCTTCCCGCCCAAGGAGCTGGTACCCCCGAAGGACGGCGAGGAGAACGAGCCCATGGCGCTGCAGCACGGTGACAGGGTGACAGTGGAGATATTGAGGGGCCCTGAGGACAAGAGCACCGCGGCCTCCATCCCGCGAGCCTCCAGCTCGCACTCTGCCCTGCACTCGGTGAAGAGTGAGGACGCTGTGACATCCGGCAGAATGAGCAGCCGGGAACTCCAGGACAGCATTGACCTTGAGatgtcctccctctgtctcctaGCGACCTTGATGG GTGAGGATGTTTGGTCGTACGCAAAGAAGCTGCCGCACTTATTCCAGCAGGGTGGCGTCTTCTACAACATCGTCAAGAAAGACATGGGTAG GTATGACTATGAATATGGTCTCTTTGAGATttattcagactccttcagtGGAGTTATTGGATCAGTGTAA
- the LOC120799865 gene encoding uncharacterized protein LOC120799865, translating to MNQAKGERSRQEAQSKTRQVVNTRKKQEKQPKKAGKLQRGKHNRQSGRKGAKMGRYKYYDLIRELGTADTFNSRQVFVPVCFTVRGKYYSIFSSGTKLYVTASDEPVVKPVVSVYPAASRAHLEGKSSLLCLASDMSPPLVQFSWKRQKQDGPLEELPPAEGEQLELTGSGRAVAIRVVDRDAFYTYKYRCYVRHEGGTVAAQTEQVAVKILRDPGRLPDAGYGRAFNSPCRTGTGSTLPVFWTRFLRVSQMASLAEPDKKFTTLEQRHQPRTLNKQMLQGLRLRAEETLLPQLRIQVRSVSVRSYRPVYNPPLEVCCPLFNGQLVEGQLPFEEAPGPKNSVHLDNLIPAKERRFRTFMQI from the exons ATGAACCAGGCAAAAGGCGAAAGGAGCAGGCAGGAGGCTCAATCTAAGACCAGGCAGGTCGTCAATAccaggaaaaaacaagaaaaacagccaaaaaaggCGGGAAAGCTACAGCGTGGAAAGCACAATAGGCAATCTGGCAGGAAAGGAGCGAAAATGGGCCGGTATAAATACTACGACCTGATTAGGGAGTTGGGAACAG CTGACACATTCAACAGCAGACAGGTTTTTGTACCAGTCTGTTTCACTGTGAGAGGAAAGTACTACAGCATCTTCAGCTCTGGAACGAAACTGTATGTAACAG CTTCAGATGAGCCGGTAGTGAAGCCCGTGGTGAGCGTGTACCCAGCAGCATCCAGAGCCCACCTGGAGGGGAAGAGCTCCCTGCTGTGTCTGGCCTCAGACATGTCTCCTCCTCTGGTCCAGTTCTCCTGGAAAAGACAGAAGCAGGATGGTCCTCTGGAGGAGCTGCCCCCTGCtgagggagagcagctggagcTCACAGGGTCGGGTCGCGCCGTCGCCATCAGGGTGGTTGACCGGGACGCTTTCTACACATATAAATACCGCTGCTACGTCAGGCACGAGGGGGGCACAGTGGCGGCCCAGACAGAACAAG TTGCAGTTAAAATTTTGAGAGACCCTGGTAGGCTACCCGATGCGGGGTATGG ACGGGCCTTCAACAGTCCCTGCAGAACCGGCACAGGTTCCACGTTGCCAGTGTTCTGGACCCGGTTCCTGCGCGTCAGCCAGATGGCCAGCTTggcagaaccagataaaaagttcacCACT ctcgaaCAGCGTCACcagccgaggacactgaacaaacaaatgctcCAGGGTCTCCGCTTGAGAGCAGAAGAAACACTCCTCCCCCAGCTAAGGATCCAGGTGCGCTCTGTATCTGTTCGTAGCTATCGCCCCGTGTACAAccctccactggaggtctgctgtccGCTTTTCAATGGGCAGCTTGTAGAGGGCCAGCTGCCTTTCGAGGAAGCGCCTGGACCAAAAAACTCAGTCCACCTCGACAACCTCATCCCCGCTAAAGAGCGCAGGTTCAGAACCTTCATGCAGATTTGA